One stretch of Streptococcus australis DNA includes these proteins:
- a CDS encoding DUF956 family protein has protein sequence MAQSLNKVIDLQTTGTSYLSISGKVGKFLVGDQALEFYPDVNVEQYIQIPWSSVNQIGANVSGRKISRHFEVFTDQGKFLFASKDSGAILKIAREKLGNEKVVKLPTLIQTIGQKLKNLFAKK, from the coding sequence ATGGCCCAATCTCTCAATAAAGTCATTGACCTCCAAACCACTGGAACATCTTATCTCTCTATCTCTGGAAAAGTTGGAAAATTTCTAGTCGGGGATCAAGCCTTGGAGTTTTATCCTGATGTCAATGTCGAACAATATATCCAAATCCCTTGGTCTAGCGTCAATCAAATCGGAGCCAACGTAAGTGGACGAAAAATCAGCCGTCACTTTGAAGTCTTCACCGATCAAGGTAAATTCCTCTTTGCCTCAAAAGACTCTGGGGCTATCCTCAAAATCGCTCGGGAAAAATTAGGAAACGAAAAGGTTGTCAAACTTCCTACGCTAATCCAGACCATTGGACAAAAACTGAAGAATCTATTTGCAAAAAAGTAG
- a CDS encoding aspartate kinase, whose product MKVVKFGGSSLASASQLEKVLNIVKSDKERRFVVVSAPGKRNAEDTKVTDALIKYYRDHVAGNDISTSQNWIIDRYAAMVSELGLKPTVLEKISKSIRTLATLPIEDNDFLYDTFLAAGENNNAKLIAAYFNQNGIDARYVHPREAGIIVTSEPGNARIIPSSYDKIEGLADSNEVLVIPGFFGVTKEDQICTFSRGGSDITGSIIAAGVKADLYENFTDVDGIFAAHPGIIHQPHSIPELTYREMRELAYAGFSVLHDEALLPAYRGKIPLVIKNTNNPDHPGTRIVLKHSSDKFPVVGIAGDSGFVSINMSKYLMNREVGFGRKVLQILEDLNIGWEHMPTGIDDLSIILRSRELTPIKEEEILRQLVQKAEVDHAEIEHDLSIIMIVGEKMKSHIGVTATATRALSENKINIQMMSQGSNEVSIMFVVNKDQEKAAIKALYHAFFGESKED is encoded by the coding sequence ATGAAGGTTGTAAAGTTTGGTGGAAGCTCTCTTGCCTCTGCTAGTCAGTTAGAAAAAGTTTTAAACATCGTTAAAAGCGATAAAGAGCGCCGTTTTGTGGTTGTTTCTGCACCGGGTAAACGCAATGCTGAGGATACCAAGGTTACAGATGCCTTGATCAAATACTATCGTGACCATGTGGCTGGCAATGACATCAGCACTAGCCAAAATTGGATTATCGACCGCTATGCAGCTATGGTGAGCGAACTAGGCTTAAAACCAACTGTTTTAGAAAAAATTTCTAAAAGTATCCGTACTCTAGCGACTCTTCCTATTGAAGATAATGACTTTCTCTATGACACTTTCCTAGCGGCTGGAGAAAACAACAACGCCAAACTTATCGCGGCCTACTTTAACCAAAATGGCATCGATGCGCGCTATGTTCACCCTAGAGAAGCGGGAATTATCGTGACAAGCGAACCTGGAAATGCTCGCATCATTCCATCTAGTTATGACAAGATTGAAGGCTTGGCTGACAGCAATGAGGTCCTTGTTATTCCTGGTTTCTTTGGGGTTACTAAGGAAGATCAAATTTGTACCTTCTCACGTGGTGGATCCGACATAACAGGTTCCATTATCGCTGCGGGTGTCAAAGCTGATCTCTACGAAAACTTTACGGATGTTGATGGTATCTTTGCTGCCCATCCTGGTATCATTCACCAACCGCACTCTATCCCTGAATTGACCTACCGTGAGATGCGGGAATTGGCCTATGCAGGTTTCTCAGTCCTTCACGATGAAGCCCTGCTCCCTGCCTACCGTGGGAAAATTCCTCTGGTTATCAAAAATACCAATAACCCTGACCATCCGGGCACTCGTATCGTTCTAAAACACAGTAGTGATAAATTCCCAGTTGTGGGAATTGCTGGTGACTCAGGCTTTGTCAGCATCAACATGTCGAAATACCTCATGAACCGCGAGGTCGGATTTGGTCGCAAGGTTCTGCAAATCCTTGAAGACCTCAACATCGGTTGGGAACATATGCCAACTGGTATCGACGATCTTTCAATCATTCTCCGTTCTCGCGAACTAACTCCTATCAAGGAAGAAGAAATCCTGCGTCAGTTGGTTCAAAAGGCTGAAGTAGACCATGCAGAAATTGAACATGACCTTTCGATCATTATGATTGTCGGAGAAAAAATGAAGAGTCATATCGGAGTAACTGCTACTGCGACACGAGCTCTATCTGAAAACAAGATTAACATCCAAATGATGTCACAAGGCTCTAATGAAGTTTCTATTATGTTTGTTGTCAATAAAGACCAAGAAAAAGCAGCTATCAAGGCTCTCTACCATGCCTTTTTCGGTGAAAGTAAGGAAGATTAA
- a CDS encoding enoyl-CoA hydratase, which produces MNHILYQIVDDLAIITLNRPEVANGFHIPMCEEILEALTLAEQEQAVQYILINANGKVFSVGGDLVEMKRAVDEDDIPSLTKIAELVNIISFKIKQIPKPVLMEVDGAVAGAAANMAVAVDFCIATDKAKFIQAFVGVGLAPDAGGIHLLSRSIGVTRAAQLAMTGEALTAEKALEWGVVYRVCEADKLEKTRDQVLKKLRRGSANSYAAIKKLVWESQFKDWQDYAKLELKLQESLAQTEDFKEGVRAHSERRRPKFSGK; this is translated from the coding sequence ATGAATCATATCCTATACCAGATCGTAGATGATCTAGCTATTATTACTCTGAATCGTCCTGAAGTGGCAAATGGTTTCCACATCCCAATGTGTGAGGAAATCTTAGAAGCTTTGACCTTGGCAGAGCAGGAACAAGCTGTACAGTATATCTTGATAAATGCTAATGGGAAGGTCTTTTCAGTGGGGGGAGACCTGGTCGAGATGAAGCGGGCGGTGGATGAGGATGATATTCCTTCACTGACAAAAATCGCAGAGTTGGTCAATATAATTTCCTTTAAGATCAAGCAAATACCCAAACCTGTTTTGATGGAGGTAGATGGAGCCGTTGCAGGAGCTGCGGCAAATATGGCAGTAGCGGTTGATTTCTGTATAGCAACAGATAAGGCCAAGTTCATTCAGGCCTTTGTCGGGGTTGGCTTGGCTCCCGATGCAGGAGGTATTCATCTCCTAAGTCGTAGTATAGGAGTGACAAGAGCAGCCCAGCTTGCCATGACAGGAGAAGCCTTGACAGCGGAAAAAGCTCTGGAGTGGGGCGTGGTTTATCGAGTCTGTGAGGCAGATAAGCTGGAAAAAACACGAGACCAAGTTCTAAAAAAACTCAGACGTGGTTCAGCTAATTCCTATGCAGCGATTAAAAAGCTGGTTTGGGAAAGTCAATTTAAGGATTGGCAAGATTATGCTAAATTGGAGTTGAAGTTGCAAGAATCCTTGGCTCAAACCGAAGATTTCAAAGAAGGAGTTCGGGCTCATTCAGAAAGAAGACGACCAAAATTTTCAGGAAAGTAA
- the fabT gene encoding fatty acid biosynthesis transcriptional regulator FabT has translation MDYQRVNDYLTSIFNNVLVIEEVSLRGSRFKDISIKEMHTIDVIGKFPEVTPSKVSKELMVTLGTVTTSLNNLERKGYIERIRSDQDRRVVYLHLTKKGRLVHRLHKRFHKAMVEKIIDGMSPEEMEVMGKGLTNLYQFLEDLK, from the coding sequence TTGGACTACCAACGAGTAAATGATTATTTAACATCCATTTTTAATAATGTCCTTGTGATTGAGGAGGTTAGCTTGCGAGGTAGTCGATTCAAAGACATCTCCATCAAAGAAATGCACACAATCGATGTGATTGGAAAATTCCCTGAGGTGACTCCTAGTAAGGTTTCCAAAGAACTGATGGTAACCTTAGGGACAGTTACGACGAGCTTGAATAACCTAGAAAGAAAGGGTTATATTGAACGTATCCGTTCTGACCAAGACCGTCGTGTGGTCTATCTACATTTGACAAAGAAAGGTCGTTTAGTTCACCGCCTTCATAAACGTTTCCACAAGGCTATGGTCGAAAAAATTATCGACGGGATGAGTCCTGAGGAAATGGAGGTTATGGGCAAGGGCTTGACTAACCTTTACCAATTTTTGGAGGATTTGAAATAA
- a CDS encoding beta-ketoacyl-ACP synthase III, which yields MAFAKISQVAHYVPEQVVTNQDLAQIMDTSDEWISSRTGIKQRHISKTESTSDLATEVAKSLLAKASIEAEQIDFIIVATITPDSMMPSTAARVQANIGADRAFAFDLTAACSGFIFALSTAEKFLTSGQFKKGIVIGAETLSKAVDWSDRSTAVLFGDGAGGVLLEASETRHFLVESLYTDGSRSECLTYGQTALASPFSDQEAVPAFLKMDGRAVFDFANRDVARSIKETIENGPIAASELDYLLLHQANIRILDKMAKKIGVDRDKLPANMMEYGNTSAASIPILLSECVENGKIRLDGSQTILLSGFGGGLTWGTLILTI from the coding sequence ATGGCTTTTGCTAAAATAAGCCAGGTTGCTCATTATGTACCCGAGCAAGTGGTCACCAATCAAGACTTGGCTCAAATCATGGATACAAGCGATGAGTGGATTTCAAGTCGTACAGGAATTAAACAGAGACATATTTCAAAAACGGAGTCAACGAGTGATTTGGCGACAGAAGTAGCCAAGAGCTTACTGGCTAAGGCGAGCATAGAAGCTGAGCAGATTGATTTTATCATTGTAGCGACAATTACACCTGACTCAATGATGCCCTCTACGGCAGCGCGAGTTCAGGCCAATATTGGTGCTGACAGAGCCTTTGCTTTTGATCTTACAGCTGCCTGCAGTGGTTTTATCTTTGCACTTTCAACTGCTGAGAAGTTTCTGACATCTGGACAGTTCAAAAAAGGGATTGTTATCGGGGCTGAGACCTTATCCAAGGCAGTTGATTGGTCAGATCGTTCGACAGCCGTTCTCTTTGGGGATGGTGCTGGTGGGGTTCTCTTGGAAGCGAGCGAAACACGGCACTTCCTTGTGGAAAGTCTCTATACAGATGGCTCTCGGAGCGAGTGTTTGACCTATGGTCAAACGGCTTTGGCTTCTCCTTTCTCAGATCAAGAAGCAGTTCCTGCTTTTTTGAAGATGGATGGACGAGCAGTTTTTGATTTTGCAAATCGAGATGTTGCTAGATCGATCAAAGAAACCATTGAAAATGGTCCAATCGCAGCATCGGAATTGGATTATCTCTTGCTTCATCAGGCAAATATCCGCATTTTGGATAAGATGGCTAAGAAAATCGGTGTAGACCGAGACAAGCTTCCTGCCAATATGATGGAGTATGGAAATACCAGTGCAGCAAGTATCCCGATTTTGCTCTCAGAGTGTGTGGAGAATGGCAAGATTCGTTTAGATGGCAGCCAGACGATTCTCCTATCAGGCTTCGGTGGAGGCTTGACCTGGGGCACGCTCATTCTTACAATCTAG
- a CDS encoding acyl carrier protein, which translates to MAVFEKVQEIIVEELGKDASEVTLESTFDDLDADSLDLFQVISEIEDAFDIQIEAEDNLKTVGDLVAYVEEKTK; encoded by the coding sequence ATGGCAGTATTTGAAAAAGTACAAGAAATTATCGTTGAAGAACTTGGGAAAGATGCATCAGAAGTAACACTTGAATCTACTTTTGATGATTTGGATGCAGATTCTTTGGACTTGTTCCAAGTAATCTCTGAAATCGAAGATGCTTTTGACATCCAAATTGAAGCAGAAGATAACTTGAAAACAGTTGGTGACTTGGTTGCCTACGTTGAAGAGAAAACAAAATAA
- the fabK gene encoding enoyl-[acyl-carrier-protein] reductase FabK, with product MKTRITELLNIDYPIFQGGMAWVADGDLAGAVSKAGGLGIIGGGNAPKEVVKANIDKIKSLTDKPFGVNIMLLSPFVEDIVDLVIEEGVKVVTTGAGNPSKYMARFHDAGITVIPVVPSVALAKRMEKIGADAVIAEGMEAGGHIGKLTTMTLVRQVAAAVSIPVIAAGGIADGEGVAAGFMLGAEAVQVGTRFVVAKESNAHPKYKEKILKARDIDTTISAQHFGHAVRAIKNQLTRDFEQAEKDAFKQENPDLEIFEQMGAGALAKAVVHGDVEGGSVMAGQIAGLVSKEETVEEILKDLYYGAAKKIQEEASRWAGVVRND from the coding sequence ATGAAAACACGTATTACAGAATTATTGAACATTGATTATCCTATCTTCCAAGGAGGAATGGCATGGGTTGCTGATGGCGACTTGGCCGGAGCTGTTTCTAAAGCTGGTGGTCTAGGGATCATCGGTGGTGGGAATGCACCTAAAGAGGTCGTAAAGGCTAATATCGATAAAATCAAATCACTTACGGATAAACCTTTTGGTGTTAACATTATGCTCCTGTCTCCATTTGTAGAAGACATCGTTGATCTCGTGATTGAAGAAGGGGTCAAGGTGGTTACAACTGGTGCAGGAAATCCAAGTAAATACATGGCTCGTTTCCATGATGCAGGAATTACAGTTATTCCTGTTGTTCCAAGTGTTGCTTTGGCAAAACGCATGGAAAAAATCGGTGCAGATGCAGTTATTGCAGAGGGAATGGAAGCCGGTGGACACATTGGTAAATTAACAACTATGACCCTGGTTCGCCAAGTTGCTGCAGCTGTTTCAATTCCAGTTATCGCAGCTGGAGGAATTGCGGACGGTGAAGGTGTCGCTGCAGGCTTTATGCTTGGTGCTGAGGCCGTTCAAGTTGGTACACGTTTCGTAGTAGCTAAGGAATCTAATGCCCATCCAAAATATAAAGAAAAAATCTTAAAAGCGCGTGATATCGATACGACAATTTCCGCTCAACACTTTGGACATGCTGTTCGTGCTATTAAAAACCAGTTGACACGTGACTTTGAGCAGGCTGAAAAAGATGCCTTTAAACAAGAAAATCCAGATTTAGAAATCTTTGAACAAATGGGAGCTGGTGCTCTTGCTAAAGCCGTTGTTCATGGAGATGTAGAAGGTGGATCTGTCATGGCAGGTCAGATCGCTGGTTTGGTTTCTAAAGAGGAAACCGTCGAAGAAATTCTAAAAGATCTATACTATGGCGCAGCCAAAAAAATTCAAGAAGAAGCCTCTCGTTGGGCAGGAGTTGTAAGAAATGACTAA
- the fabD gene encoding ACP S-malonyltransferase, with product MTKTAFLFAGQGAQYLGMGRDLYDSYPIVKETIDQASQVLGYDLRDLIDKEETKLNQTRYTQPAILATSVAIYRLLKEKGYQPDMVAGLSLGEYSALVASGALDFEDAVALVAKRGAYMEEAAPAGSGKMVAVLNTPVEVIEEACETASKVGVVTPANYNTPSQIVIGGEVVAVDRAVELLQEAGAKRLIPLNVSGPFHTALLEPASQQLAEALDGVSFSDFTCPLVGNTEAAVMEKDRIQELLTRQVKEPVRFYESIAVMQDAGVTNFIEIGPGKVLSGFVKKIDKTAQLANVEDQASLDALLGN from the coding sequence ATGACTAAAACAGCCTTTCTATTTGCGGGTCAAGGTGCTCAGTATCTAGGGATGGGACGTGATCTCTATGATAGCTACCCTATCGTCAAGGAAACAATTGACCAAGCCAGTCAGGTTTTGGGTTATGACCTTCGTGACTTGATTGATAAGGAAGAAACTAAGTTAAACCAGACTCGCTATACGCAACCAGCTATTTTAGCGACTTCTGTTGCTATTTACCGACTATTGAAAGAAAAGGGCTACCAGCCAGATATGGTAGCAGGATTGTCTCTCGGAGAATATTCTGCTCTTGTAGCAAGTGGTGCCTTGGACTTTGAAGATGCAGTTGCCTTGGTTGCTAAGCGTGGTGCTTATATGGAAGAGGCTGCACCTGCAGGCTCTGGAAAGATGGTTGCCGTTCTTAATACTCCAGTTGAAGTGATTGAGGAAGCTTGTGAAACAGCCTCTAAAGTTGGAGTAGTGACTCCAGCCAACTACAACACCCCAAGCCAAATCGTCATCGGTGGTGAGGTGGTTGCAGTTGACCGCGCAGTTGAACTCTTGCAGGAAGCAGGAGCTAAACGATTGATCCCCCTAAATGTGTCGGGTCCTTTCCATACAGCCCTTCTTGAGCCAGCCAGTCAGCAACTAGCTGAAGCTCTTGATGGAGTGAGTTTCTCTGATTTTACTTGCCCACTAGTCGGCAATACGGAAGCTGCTGTTATGGAAAAAGATCGAATCCAAGAGCTTTTGACGCGTCAGGTGAAAGAACCTGTTCGTTTTTATGAAAGTATTGCTGTGATGCAGGATGCTGGTGTGACCAATTTTATTGAAATCGGCCCTGGAAAAGTCCTATCAGGCTTTGTCAAAAAAATCGATAAAACAGCTCAGCTAGCTAACGTTGAAGACCAAGCAAGCTTGGATGCTTTGTTAGGAAACTAA
- the fabG gene encoding 3-oxoacyl-[acyl-carrier-protein] reductase: MQLTNKNVFVTGSSRGIGLAIAHKFAKLGANVVLNSRGAISEELLAEFSNYGVKVVPISGDVSDFADAKRMIDQAIAELGSVDVLVNNAGITQDTLMLKMTEEDFEKVIKINLTGAFNMTQAVLKQMIKAREGAIINMSSVVGLMGNIGQANYAASKAGLIGFTKSVAREVANRNVRVNALAPGMIESDMTAVLSDKVKEATLAQIPMKHFGQAEHIADATVFLAGQDYLTGQVLAVDGGLSM; encoded by the coding sequence ATGCAACTTACAAACAAAAATGTCTTTGTAACAGGTTCAAGTCGTGGTATCGGACTTGCCATTGCTCACAAATTTGCTAAACTAGGTGCGAATGTAGTCTTGAATAGCCGCGGAGCAATCTCAGAAGAATTGCTGGCTGAGTTTTCAAACTACGGTGTCAAAGTAGTACCGATATCAGGTGATGTTTCAGACTTTGCAGATGCCAAGCGTATGATAGATCAAGCGATTGCAGAACTCGGTTCTGTCGATGTCTTAGTCAATAATGCTGGGATCACTCAAGATACGCTTATGCTCAAGATGACCGAAGAAGACTTTGAAAAAGTGATTAAGATCAATTTGACAGGTGCCTTCAACATGACGCAAGCAGTCTTGAAACAGATGATCAAGGCACGTGAAGGTGCGATTATCAACATGTCTAGTGTGGTCGGTTTGATGGGAAATATCGGACAAGCTAACTATGCAGCTTCTAAAGCAGGTTTGATTGGTTTTACCAAGTCAGTTGCACGTGAAGTTGCCAATCGTAATGTGCGCGTAAATGCTCTTGCACCAGGGATGATCGAGTCAGATATGACTGCTGTTTTGTCTGATAAGGTCAAGGAAGCGACATTGGCCCAAATCCCAATGAAACATTTCGGTCAAGCAGAACATATTGCAGATGCTACAGTGTTCCTGGCTGGACAGGATTATTTGACTGGACAAGTTCTCGCTGTTGATGGCGGACTTAGCATGTAA